Proteins encoded together in one Candidatus Methylomirabilota bacterium window:
- a CDS encoding NAD(P)-dependent oxidoreductase yields the protein MRILATGQSGTPEELEALREAGHEVVIGRPLDQPARQAYTEAELTEAARDVDIILASHLETISRGVLESSPRLRLVIVPFIGTDKIDVAAASRLGILVANSPTPENFISVAEATIGLLLMLLKRIKHNEAKLRRGEWAQRQDRGEFLFGKTVGLVGLGRVGSHVARRLVNWDVRLLAADPYVPQLVAQDLGATLVDLTTLLAESDVVSLHASLTDETRGLIGEKELRRMKPSALLINTARGEMMDEEAVARALDEGWIAGAAVDAFIKEPLQPSSSLRNVDPERLILTPHNVSHSEAGRRANLRLALEQILAAGRGEPPACCVNPEAIAGWRISR from the coding sequence ATGAGAATCCTGGCCACGGGACAGAGCGGGACACCCGAGGAGCTCGAGGCGCTCCGCGAGGCCGGACACGAGGTGGTGATCGGGCGCCCGCTCGATCAGCCCGCACGCCAGGCTTATACCGAGGCCGAGCTCACCGAGGCCGCGCGGGATGTCGACATCATCCTCGCCTCTCACCTCGAGACCATCAGCCGCGGCGTCCTCGAATCATCCCCCCGGCTCCGTCTCGTCATCGTGCCCTTCATCGGCACCGACAAGATCGACGTGGCCGCGGCCTCCCGTCTCGGCATCCTCGTCGCCAATAGCCCCACCCCGGAGAATTTCATCTCGGTGGCCGAGGCGACCATCGGGCTCCTCCTGATGCTGCTCAAGCGCATCAAGCACAACGAGGCCAAGCTCCGCCGCGGCGAATGGGCGCAGCGCCAGGACCGCGGGGAATTCCTCTTCGGCAAGACGGTGGGGCTGGTCGGGCTCGGCCGCGTGGGCTCGCACGTGGCGCGACGGCTCGTCAACTGGGACGTGCGGCTCCTCGCCGCCGATCCCTACGTGCCCCAGCTCGTGGCCCAGGACCTGGGCGCCACCCTCGTGGACCTGACCACGCTGCTCGCCGAGTCCGATGTTGTCTCGCTCCACGCCTCGCTGACCGACGAGACGCGCGGTCTCATCGGCGAGAAGGAGCTCCGGCGGATGAAGCCGAGCGCATTGCTCATCAACACGGCGCGCGGCGAGATGATGGACGAGGAGGCGGTGGCGCGGGCCCTCGATGAAGGCTGGATCGCCGGGGCCGCCGTCGACGCCTTCATCAAGGAGCCGCTGCAGCCCTCGAGCTCGCTGCGCAACGTGGATCCCGAGCGGCTCATCCTCACCCCGCACAATGTGAGCCACAGCGAAGCGGGCCGCCGAGCCAATCTCCGGCTCGCCCTCGAGCAGATCCTGGCCGCCGGGCGCGGCGAGCCGCCCGCCTGCTGCGTCAACCCCGAGGCGATTGCCGGCTGGAGGATCTCGCGATGA
- a CDS encoding adenylate/guanylate cyclase domain-containing protein, with protein MDTVPETRYARSGDYHIAYQVVGNGPFDLVFVHGWISHIEHLWEEPSLSRFLRSLASFSRLILLDKRGTGLSDPVPLNQLPTLEERMDDVRAVLDAAGSTRSALLGTSEAGALNILFAATHPERTTALILLNSYARLAWAHDYPWGIRPEEAEGLLRGIEAEWGKGVAFEALVASQADNAAMRSWWARYQRLAASPGAAVTLLRSAFETDTRSVLPAVTVPTLILHRAGDPFTTTDHGRYLAAEIKGAKYVELVGRDHLFFSENADHLLAEIQEFLTGVRESSQSERILATVLFTDIVGSTELAARLGDRRWRDTLDRYYATARGELNRFRGREIDTAGDGFFASFDGPARAIRCAHATSEAARRLGLEIRAGVHTGECEVIGDKVGGLAVHIGARVAGKARSNEVLVSSTVKDLVAGSGIRFEDRGVHVLKGVPGEWRLFAVVAPQ; from the coding sequence ATGGACACGGTTCCCGAAACGAGATACGCGCGAAGCGGGGACTACCATATCGCGTACCAGGTGGTCGGGAACGGTCCCTTCGACCTCGTCTTCGTGCATGGGTGGATCTCCCACATCGAACACCTGTGGGAAGAGCCAAGCTTGTCGCGCTTTCTTCGGAGCCTCGCATCGTTCAGCCGTCTCATCCTGCTCGATAAGCGTGGCACGGGGCTGTCTGATCCAGTGCCGTTGAATCAGCTCCCCACCCTGGAGGAAAGGATGGATGATGTTCGCGCCGTGCTCGACGCGGCGGGCTCCACGCGGTCGGCGCTCCTCGGCACATCCGAAGCCGGCGCATTGAATATCTTGTTCGCCGCCACCCATCCGGAACGGACCACCGCCCTGATTCTGCTGAACTCGTACGCCAGACTGGCGTGGGCCCACGACTATCCTTGGGGCATCCGCCCCGAGGAGGCCGAGGGTCTGCTCAGAGGGATCGAGGCTGAATGGGGTAAGGGGGTCGCCTTTGAAGCGCTCGTGGCCAGCCAAGCGGATAACGCGGCCATGAGGAGTTGGTGGGCGCGGTATCAACGACTGGCGGCCAGCCCCGGAGCGGCGGTAACTCTGCTCAGGAGCGCATTCGAGACGGATACGCGCTCGGTGCTCCCCGCCGTCACGGTGCCCACGCTCATCTTGCATCGGGCCGGCGATCCCTTTACCACGACCGATCATGGCCGGTATCTTGCGGCGGAGATCAAAGGTGCGAAATATGTCGAGCTGGTTGGCCGAGATCATCTCTTCTTCTCGGAGAATGCCGACCATCTGCTGGCGGAGATCCAGGAGTTTCTCACGGGGGTGCGCGAGAGCAGCCAGAGCGAGCGCATCCTCGCGACGGTGCTCTTCACTGACATTGTCGGATCGACGGAGCTTGCTGCGAGGCTCGGAGATCGTCGTTGGCGCGACACGCTGGATCGATACTATGCGACGGCGCGAGGCGAGCTGAACCGGTTTCGAGGTCGGGAGATCGACACGGCCGGCGATGGATTCTTCGCGTCTTTCGATGGCCCCGCCCGGGCCATCCGGTGCGCACACGCCACGAGCGAGGCGGCCCGGAGACTCGGCCTGGAGATTCGGGCCGGTGTGCACACCGGCGAGTGCGAGGTGATCGGAGACAAGGTCGGCGGCCTTGCCGTCCACATCGGCGCTCGCGTCGCCGGAAAGGCGAGGAGCAACGAGGTGCTCGTTTCGAGCACCGTCAAGGACCTGGTCGCGGGCTCAGGCATTCGATTCGAGGACCGCGGCGTCCACGTCTTGAAAGGCGTGCCGGGAGAATGGCGGCTGTTTGCGGTTGTCGCACCACAGTAA
- a CDS encoding Gfo/Idh/MocA family oxidoreductase, which translates to MLELLMKPRRVIALIGCGRWGVHILRDLISLDCEVHVAATSTASRELAMAGGAASFWDRVEDLPAVGGAVVAVPTVWHGEIIRRLMPRHIPIFVEKPMTPDAKEAKQLAAELPDRLFVMDKWRYHPGIEALRDIAHSGELGPVIGLSTCRLDWGSPHADVDAVWILAPHDLSIALEILGHIPEPRAAVAESSSHGLCSLSAILGSDPWLRLEVSELYPKKRREVRLHLREGTAVLADGYDRHVEIMRHGPDGAPVIETRPVGGDLPLYRELEAFVGHLEGGPAPKSSAAEGAEVVEVIDRLRAMADAASKTHHP; encoded by the coding sequence ATGCTCGAACTGCTCATGAAGCCAAGACGCGTCATCGCGCTCATCGGATGTGGCCGCTGGGGCGTCCATATTTTGCGGGATCTCATTTCCCTGGACTGCGAGGTGCACGTCGCCGCCACTTCCACGGCGTCGCGCGAGCTCGCCATGGCAGGGGGCGCTGCCTCTTTCTGGGACCGTGTCGAAGACCTGCCCGCGGTGGGTGGCGCCGTCGTGGCCGTCCCGACCGTTTGGCACGGAGAGATCATCCGTCGCCTGATGCCGCGCCACATTCCCATCTTCGTCGAGAAACCGATGACGCCGGATGCCAAGGAGGCCAAGCAACTGGCGGCAGAGTTGCCCGATCGCCTCTTTGTCATGGACAAATGGCGCTATCACCCCGGCATCGAGGCATTGAGAGATATCGCGCATTCCGGAGAATTGGGACCGGTCATCGGTCTCAGTACCTGTCGGCTCGATTGGGGCAGCCCGCATGCCGATGTCGATGCCGTATGGATACTCGCCCCGCACGACCTATCCATCGCGCTCGAGATCCTGGGGCATATCCCGGAGCCGCGGGCGGCTGTCGCCGAATCCAGCTCTCACGGCCTTTGCTCTCTATCGGCAATTCTCGGATCGGATCCCTGGTTGCGCTTGGAGGTTTCGGAGCTCTATCCCAAGAAACGCCGCGAGGTCCGCCTTCACCTACGGGAGGGCACGGCCGTGCTTGCCGACGGATACGATAGGCATGTGGAGATCATGCGTCACGGTCCGGACGGCGCGCCGGTCATCGAGACGCGACCCGTCGGCGGCGACCTGCCGCTGTACCGAGAGCTGGAGGCATTTGTCGGTCATCTCGAAGGCGGCCCCGCCCCCAAGAGCAGCGCGGCCGAGGGCGCCGAAGTCGTGGAGGTCATCGACAGACTCCGGGCCATGGCCGACGCGGCATCGAAAACACATCATCCGTGA
- a CDS encoding thiamine pyrophosphate-requiring protein, whose product MVKRAAVESTAEAYLELLAARGIEYLFANAGTDFAPLIEAYAKRGAQGQTSPRPLTIPHETPAVAMAHGYTMVTGRPQAVMVHVIVGAGNAVGGIINAARCNVPMLFSAGRNPITEYGFSGSRDRHIHWAQESFDQAAMVREFVKWDYELRGFAQLETVVDRALTLSQAEPQGPVYLTLPREVLAERHETFEYADPARAVTPGPVLPAPEVVAEAAQILASASNPLIIVKAAGRDSRAVPALVALAEALGAPVFDQAHTYVNFPQDHSLHGGFDPAPHLEEADAILVVESDVPWFPNLKRPRPEAKIIHLGIDPLFSRYPIRGFPTDLALAGTPRLTLAALADAVASRVDAASRAKRRTRWEAEHARGQQAAAARAKAVSADSPIDMAWLSRCVGDLVDDKSMVVNEYDLDVTQCRFTRPGSYFGAPASGGLGWGLGAALGAKLAAPDHTVICCVGDGSYIFGAPTAAHFVARAHNLPVLFVVFNNQTWNAVKRAVQTHAKDGWAVKTDSMPLTRLEPAPDYEMICRASGGHGERVEDPADLAAALQRALRVVREEKRQALLNVICKKP is encoded by the coding sequence ATGGTGAAGCGAGCGGCAGTGGAGAGCACCGCGGAGGCCTACCTCGAGCTGCTCGCCGCGCGGGGCATCGAGTATCTCTTCGCCAACGCGGGCACGGACTTCGCGCCCCTCATCGAGGCCTATGCCAAGCGGGGCGCCCAGGGGCAGACGAGCCCGCGTCCCCTGACCATTCCGCACGAGACCCCGGCCGTGGCCATGGCCCACGGCTACACCATGGTCACGGGAAGGCCGCAAGCCGTCATGGTCCACGTCATCGTGGGCGCCGGCAATGCCGTGGGCGGCATCATCAATGCCGCGCGGTGCAACGTGCCGATGCTCTTCAGCGCCGGACGCAATCCCATCACGGAATACGGCTTCTCGGGCAGCCGTGACCGTCACATCCACTGGGCGCAGGAATCCTTCGACCAGGCCGCCATGGTCCGTGAGTTCGTGAAGTGGGACTACGAGCTCCGCGGCTTCGCGCAGCTCGAGACCGTAGTGGACCGCGCGCTGACGCTGAGCCAGGCCGAGCCGCAGGGGCCCGTGTACCTGACCCTGCCGCGCGAGGTGCTGGCCGAGCGGCACGAGACCTTCGAATACGCCGATCCGGCTCGCGCGGTGACGCCGGGCCCCGTGCTTCCCGCCCCCGAGGTGGTGGCGGAGGCCGCGCAGATCCTCGCCTCCGCCAGCAACCCGCTCATCATCGTGAAGGCGGCCGGGCGCGACTCGCGCGCCGTGCCCGCGCTCGTGGCCCTGGCGGAAGCGCTGGGCGCGCCCGTCTTCGACCAGGCCCACACCTATGTCAATTTCCCCCAGGACCATTCTCTCCACGGCGGCTTTGATCCCGCGCCGCATCTGGAAGAGGCGGATGCCATCCTCGTCGTCGAGTCGGACGTACCGTGGTTTCCCAACCTCAAGCGGCCCAGGCCCGAGGCCAAGATCATCCACCTCGGCATCGATCCGCTCTTCTCTCGCTACCCGATCCGCGGGTTCCCCACTGATCTGGCCCTGGCCGGCACCCCGCGTCTCACCCTTGCGGCCCTCGCCGACGCCGTGGCCTCCCGCGTCGATGCGGCAAGCCGGGCGAAGAGACGGACGCGCTGGGAAGCCGAGCACGCGCGCGGGCAGCAGGCGGCGGCCGCCCGCGCCAAGGCGGTGTCGGCTGACTCGCCCATCGACATGGCCTGGCTCTCGCGCTGCGTGGGCGATCTCGTGGACGACAAGAGCATGGTGGTCAATGAATACGATCTGGACGTGACCCAGTGCCGCTTCACGAGGCCCGGCAGCTACTTCGGGGCCCCGGCCTCGGGAGGGCTGGGCTGGGGGCTCGGGGCCGCGCTCGGGGCCAAGCTGGCCGCGCCCGACCACACGGTCATCTGCTGTGTCGGCGACGGCTCCTACATCTTCGGCGCGCCCACGGCCGCGCACTTCGTGGCCCGCGCCCACAACTTGCCCGTGCTCTTCGTCGTCTTCAACAACCAGACATGGAATGCCGTCAAGCGCGCGGTGCAGACCCATGCCAAGGACGGCTGGGCGGTCAAGACGGACTCCATGCCCCTCACCCGGCTGGAGCCCGCCCCCGACTACGAGATGATCTGCCGCGCCTCCGGCGGGCATGGCGAGCGGGTCGAGGATCCCGCCGACCTCGCGGCGGCGCTCCAGCGCGCCCTCCGCGTCGTCCGCGAGGAGAAGCGCCAGGCCCTGCTCAACGTGATCTGCAAGAAGCCATGA
- a CDS encoding mandelate racemase/muconate lactonizing enzyme family protein — MKIAKVESLHADAGSRNFDFLKVTTDTGLVGWSEYNEAFGGPGLSAVIDRLAPTVIGKDPRAWEAHVTTMYALRRQSSGGVIQQGIAAIENALLDIKARALGIPVYELFGGPVRDHIRLYWSHCGTYRVRNAKELQIPPVRTLDDVVKLGKEVVAKGYTALKTNVLLLGDNPRTYTPGFARAAEGFPELNADRHVVRAIRDQLAAFREGAGPDMEILVDLNFNYKTEGFVTMARAMEPFDLFWVEIDTRDPKALAYIRSRAPMPVASCESLFGRRDYRPYFESYSMDVAIIDTPWNGVGESVKIANMADVYEINVAPHNFYGPLATMMSGHFCAVVPNLRIMETDPDQVPWHDELVTVKPDIKDGLLNLPTGPGWGTEINEEVVRAHPPRTAR, encoded by the coding sequence ATGAAAATCGCCAAGGTCGAATCGCTCCACGCTGATGCCGGGTCACGCAACTTCGACTTCCTCAAGGTCACGACCGATACCGGACTCGTGGGCTGGAGCGAGTACAACGAAGCCTTCGGGGGTCCCGGTCTCTCGGCGGTGATCGACCGCCTGGCCCCCACGGTCATCGGCAAGGACCCGCGCGCCTGGGAGGCGCATGTCACGACCATGTATGCCCTCCGGCGGCAGTCTTCGGGCGGCGTGATCCAGCAGGGCATCGCCGCCATCGAGAACGCGCTGCTGGACATCAAGGCGCGCGCCCTCGGGATTCCCGTCTACGAGCTCTTCGGCGGTCCTGTGCGCGACCACATCCGCCTCTACTGGTCTCACTGCGGGACGTACCGCGTGCGCAACGCCAAGGAGCTCCAGATCCCGCCCGTCCGCACCCTCGACGACGTGGTCAAGCTCGGCAAGGAAGTGGTGGCCAAGGGCTATACCGCGCTCAAGACCAATGTGCTGCTGCTGGGGGACAACCCACGCACGTACACGCCGGGCTTTGCCCGCGCGGCCGAGGGGTTTCCCGAGCTCAACGCCGACCGCCACGTGGTGAGAGCCATCCGGGATCAGCTGGCCGCCTTCCGGGAGGGCGCGGGGCCGGACATGGAGATCCTCGTGGACCTGAACTTCAACTACAAGACGGAGGGCTTTGTCACCATGGCCCGGGCCATGGAGCCCTTCGATCTCTTCTGGGTCGAGATCGACACGCGAGACCCGAAGGCGCTCGCCTACATCCGGAGCCGCGCGCCCATGCCCGTGGCCTCGTGCGAGAGCCTGTTCGGACGCCGCGACTACCGCCCGTACTTCGAGAGCTACTCCATGGACGTGGCCATCATCGACACACCGTGGAACGGGGTGGGGGAATCGGTCAAGATCGCCAACATGGCGGACGTGTACGAGATCAACGTGGCCCCGCACAATTTCTATGGGCCGCTCGCCACCATGATGAGCGGGCACTTCTGCGCCGTGGTGCCCAACCTGCGCATCATGGAGACCGACCCGGATCAGGTCCCCTGGCACGACGAGCTCGTCACCGTGAAGCCCGACATCAAGGACGGCCTCCTCAACCTGCCCACGGGTCCGGGCTGGGGCACCGAGATCAACGAAGAGGTCGTGCGGGCCCATCCGCCCCGGACCGCCCGTTAG